CGCGGCCCTTAGACGAAAATATATGGAGAACAAGAAAATGTCAGTGAAGATCGACTTTGAAAAGATGGACGGCCTGGTTCCGGGCATCGTCCAAGATGCGAAGACAGGCGAGATGCTGATGCTCGGCTTCCTGAACGAAATCAGCTACCAGAAAACACTGGAGTCGGGCTTTGTCACCTTCTGGAGCAGGACCCGGCAGAAGCTGTGGATGAAGGGCGAGACGAGCGGCAACCGGCTGCGCGTGATCTCGGCCTCGACCGATTGCGACAACGATGCGCTGCTGTTCAAAGTTGAGGTCGAAGGGGATGGACTGGTGTGCCACGAGGGAACTGTTAGCTGCTTCACCAAACCAATCGCTGTGATGGGAGAGACAAAGTAATGGCTGACGTGACAAAGAAACTGAAGCTTGGTATCCCCAAGGGCAGTCTGCAGGATGCGACCATCGCATTGTTTGAGCGCGCAGGCTGGCGCATCTTCGCCAATGGGCGCAGCTACTTTCCAACGATCGACGACAGCGAGATCGAATGCATGCTCGTCCGCGCACAGGAGATGGCCCGTTATGTTGAACATGGCGCGCTCGATGCAGGCCTGACGGGTAACGACTGGGTGCTCGAAAATCAGACGGACGTCGAATACATTACTAGCCTCACCTACTCCAAGCAGAGCCGTCAGAAGGTGCGCTGGGTGCTCGCAGTGCCTGAGGATTCGCCGTTCCAGAAGCCCGAAGATCTCGCTGGCAAGACGATTGCCACCGAACTCGTCGAGTTTACCAAGCGATACTTTGCCGAAAAGAAGATTCCTGTGACGGTGGAGTTTAGCTGGGGCGCAACTGAAGTCAAGCCGCCGACGCTGGCCGACGCCATCGTCGAAGTAACCGAGACTGGATCGTCGCTCAAGGCAAACCGCCTGCGCATCATCGAAACTCTGATGGAAAGTGAAACCCAGTTGATCGCCAACAAATCAGCAGTCAAGGACCAGTGGAAGCGCAACAAGATTGAGAACATCGCGTTGATGTTGAATGCCGCAATTGCTGCGCAGGGCCGCGTAGGCCTGATGCTGAATGCCCGCAAAGCAGATCTCGATAAAGTGCTCGGCGTGTTGCCTGCATTGAACTCGCCGACTGTCTCACAGTTGAGTGATGCGGCGTGGGTCGCGTTGAATACGATCCTCGATGAGTCTTTGGTGCGTGACGTGATTCCGAAGCTGAAAGCAGTGGGCGCGACGGGGATTGTTGAGTATCCGCTGAGCAAAGTAGTTGTGTAGAACAGCTTTCAGTAGTCAGCTCCCGGGTTTTATTCAGACTCGGAAGCTGACTGCTGACTTTGGGGCACTTCTGATGAAGCTGGTAAAGACATTTGGCCGCAGCACGATGGCCGCAGCAAAGTTGATCGAGACGTTGGAGCAGCGCGGCGCCGTGAATACAGCGCGCGTAGAGTCGGTCGTCCGGCGGATTTTAGTCAATGTACGCAAACATGGCGACAAGGCTGTGCTGAAATATGCCGCAGAATTTGATGGCCTGAAAGGGCAAGAACTGCAGGTTTCACGTGCAGAGATGCACGCGGCATGGGAAGACACCTCTC
This is a stretch of genomic DNA from Edaphobacter acidisoli. It encodes these proteins:
- the hisG gene encoding ATP phosphoribosyltransferase yields the protein MADVTKKLKLGIPKGSLQDATIALFERAGWRIFANGRSYFPTIDDSEIECMLVRAQEMARYVEHGALDAGLTGNDWVLENQTDVEYITSLTYSKQSRQKVRWVLAVPEDSPFQKPEDLAGKTIATELVEFTKRYFAEKKIPVTVEFSWGATEVKPPTLADAIVEVTETGSSLKANRLRIIETLMESETQLIANKSAVKDQWKRNKIENIALMLNAAIAAQGRVGLMLNARKADLDKVLGVLPALNSPTVSQLSDAAWVALNTILDESLVRDVIPKLKAVGATGIVEYPLSKVVV
- the hisI gene encoding phosphoribosyl-AMP cyclohydrolase, with the protein product MENKKMSVKIDFEKMDGLVPGIVQDAKTGEMLMLGFLNEISYQKTLESGFVTFWSRTRQKLWMKGETSGNRLRVISASTDCDNDALLFKVEVEGDGLVCHEGTVSCFTKPIAVMGETK